The following coding sequences lie in one Streptomyces albofaciens JCM 4342 genomic window:
- the grpE gene encoding nucleotide exchange factor GrpE, translating to MTEETPGFEEKPDVPADAAQTPDDAAQAESADTAGSAPAGDANQDVALTAQLDQVRTALNERTADLQRLQAEYQNYRRRVERDRVSVKEIAAANLLTELLPVLDDVGRAREHGELVGGFKSVAESLETVVAKLGLQQFGKEGEPFDPTIHEALMHSYAPDVTETTCVAILQPGYRIGERTIRPARVAVAEPQPGAQPGKAASEDDAKASDEESGGPDEG from the coding sequence GTGACGGAGGAGACTCCGGGCTTCGAGGAGAAGCCCGACGTCCCCGCCGATGCCGCACAGACCCCTGATGACGCGGCGCAGGCCGAGTCCGCCGACACGGCGGGCTCGGCCCCGGCCGGGGATGCGAACCAGGACGTAGCTCTCACGGCGCAGCTGGACCAGGTGCGCACCGCGCTCAACGAGCGCACCGCGGATCTCCAGCGGCTCCAGGCGGAGTACCAGAACTACCGCCGCCGGGTGGAGCGGGACCGGGTGTCGGTGAAGGAGATCGCCGCGGCGAATCTGCTCACCGAGCTGCTGCCCGTGCTCGACGACGTCGGCCGGGCCCGGGAACACGGCGAGCTGGTCGGCGGCTTCAAGTCGGTGGCCGAGTCGCTGGAGACCGTGGTCGCGAAGCTGGGCCTCCAGCAGTTCGGCAAGGAGGGCGAGCCCTTCGACCCGACGATCCACGAGGCGCTGATGCACTCCTACGCTCCGGATGTCACGGAGACCACGTGCGTCGCCATCCTCCAGCCGGGGTATCGCATCGGTGAACGAACGATCCGTCCCGCACGGGTCGCGGTGGCCGAGCCGCAGCCGGGCGCGCAGCCCGGAAAGGCCGCCTCGGAGGACGACGCCAAGGCTTCGGACGAGGAGAGCGGTGGCCCGGACGAGGGCTGA
- the dnaJ gene encoding molecular chaperone DnaJ — protein sequence MNTKDFVEKDYYKVLGVPKDATEAEIKKAYRKLAREFHPDANKGDAKAEERFKEISEANDILGDPKRRKEYDEARALFGNGGFRAGPGGAGGGSFNFDLGDLFGGGAQGGSAGGGFGGGLGDVFGGLFNRGGGTRTQPRRGQDVESEVTLSFTEAADGATVPLRMSSQAPCKACSGTGDKNGTPRVCPTCVGTGQVSRGGGGGFSLTDPCVDCKGRGLIAETPCDVCKGSGRATSSRTMQVRIPAGVSDGQRIRLRGKGAPGERGGPNGDLYVVVHVDAHPVFGRKGDNLTVTVPVTFPEAALGGEVRVPTLGGPPVTLKLPAGTPNGRTMRVRGKGASRKDGTRGDLLVTVEVSVPKDLGDKARESLESYREATAGEDPRAELFQAAKGA from the coding sequence ATGAACACCAAGGACTTCGTGGAGAAGGACTATTACAAGGTCCTCGGCGTCCCGAAGGACGCCACCGAGGCGGAGATCAAGAAGGCGTACCGCAAGCTGGCCCGGGAGTTCCACCCGGACGCCAACAAGGGGGACGCCAAGGCCGAAGAGCGCTTCAAGGAGATCTCCGAGGCCAACGACATCCTCGGTGACCCCAAGCGCCGCAAGGAGTACGACGAGGCGCGGGCGCTGTTCGGCAACGGCGGCTTCCGCGCGGGCCCCGGCGGCGCCGGTGGCGGATCGTTCAACTTCGACCTGGGCGACCTCTTCGGAGGCGGCGCCCAGGGCGGCTCGGCGGGCGGCGGCTTCGGCGGCGGTCTCGGCGATGTCTTCGGCGGCCTGTTCAACCGCGGCGGTGGCACGCGTACGCAGCCGCGCCGTGGCCAGGACGTCGAGTCGGAGGTGACGCTCAGCTTCACCGAGGCGGCGGACGGGGCCACGGTCCCGCTGCGGATGTCCAGCCAGGCGCCCTGCAAGGCGTGTTCGGGCACCGGCGACAAGAACGGCACGCCGCGGGTGTGCCCGACCTGCGTCGGCACCGGACAGGTCAGCCGCGGCGGCGGTGGCGGTTTCTCGCTCACCGACCCGTGCGTGGACTGCAAGGGCCGCGGCCTGATAGCCGAGACGCCCTGCGACGTCTGCAAGGGCAGCGGCCGGGCGACCAGTTCGCGCACGATGCAGGTGCGTATCCCGGCGGGCGTCTCCGACGGGCAGCGCATCCGGCTGCGCGGCAAGGGCGCCCCGGGCGAGCGCGGCGGCCCGAACGGCGATCTGTACGTCGTCGTCCACGTCGACGCCCACCCGGTCTTCGGCCGCAAGGGCGACAACCTGACCGTCACCGTCCCGGTCACCTTCCCGGAGGCCGCGCTGGGCGGCGAGGTGCGGGTGCCGACACTCGGCGGCCCGCCGGTGACGCTCAAACTGCCGGCCGGGACTCCCAACGGACGTACGATGCGCGTGCGCGGCAAGGGCGCGTCGCGCAAGGACGGCACCCGCGGCGACCTGCTGGTCACCGTCGAGGTGAGCGTCCCGAAGGACCTCGGCGACAAGGCACGGGAGTCGCTGGAGTCCTACCGTGAGGCGACCGCGGGCGAGGACCCGCGGGCGGAGCTGTTCCAGGCCGCGAAGGGAGCATGA
- a CDS encoding heat shock protein transcriptional repressor HspR: MDGRGGRRNPYELTEESPVYVISVAAQLSGLHPQTLRQYDRLGLVSPDRTAGRGRRYSARDIELLREVQRLSQDEGINLAGIKRIIELENQVTALRQRVAELQHAVEGAAAAMQQREAAVHASYRRDLVPYQDVQQTGALVVWRPKKRSSD; this comes from the coding sequence ATGGATGGCCGGGGCGGGCGTCGGAACCCGTATGAACTGACCGAAGAGTCGCCGGTGTACGTCATCTCCGTCGCGGCTCAGCTCTCGGGCCTGCACCCGCAGACCCTGCGGCAGTACGACCGGCTGGGGCTGGTCTCGCCCGACCGTACGGCCGGGCGCGGCCGGCGCTACTCGGCCCGGGACATCGAACTGCTCCGTGAAGTGCAGCGGCTGTCGCAGGACGAGGGCATCAACCTCGCCGGCATCAAGCGCATCATCGAACTGGAGAACCAGGTCACGGCGCTGCGCCAGCGGGTCGCCGAGCTCCAGCACGCGGTCGAGGGCGCGGCTGCCGCCATGCAGCAGCGGGAGGCGGCCGTGCACGCCTCGTACCGCCGGGATCTGGTGCCCTACCAGGACGTGCAGCAGACCGGCGCGCTGGTCGTGTGGCGTCCGAAGAAGCGGTCCTCCGACTAG